The Corylus avellana chromosome ca11, CavTom2PMs-1.0 genome contains the following window.
AACAAATAAGGCGGAGAGAATGGCATTTTCCGTTGAGcaatagcctttttttttttcttcagaaactGCTTATTTTTCAGAAACTCACAATCACTTAgagtcaaatttttaaaatggctcatcaaaactcattttattgAGTTTAACCAATTAAAATGAGTTTAACGAATGAATTTTTAGAAGCCTCGtacatccgattagttataattttatctatatcatttaaatattaattttttactttttattgattttgtctttattttttttttctttctaaaattcgtatttcattttttatttgttcaatTGTTATTCATTtaacacaataattttttaacgATTATTcgaataattatttttgtaactataatatttttgaaacgattgtattttttaataattatatttttcggtagttatatttttcaaatgtcacgtaagagaaaaataataaaaaataaaataattttcttgaaaaatgttGCAAGATGttgcatatttttttgtttaatccaattaaatatctattttgtatttgttttttttgcaaattcaatgCGAAGgttttttataaatctaatctaatctaatataatttttttttaacaaatttaattagttattttaaataaaaggaTCTAGTACCTCATTGTGATCTTAAAaggcaaaagaaagaaaaaaaaaaaaaaaaaaaaaactttttcgtAGTTTGAATATTATCCAGCATAATTGGTTCCGAGAAGGAGATGCCACGTTTTGTACTGCGAGTGGTCCATATCGAGAGAATTTATGGCGCGTTTTCTCTTAGTATGGACACGTTTCATTTTAGGCCCTTCAACTTTCGAGCCCCAGTCATCTGGGCGGGCGCGCCTTTGCTTCGCGTGAAAAATTCGGTGCGAAGGGAAGGCTACGGTCACGGCCACCTACAGTACTTGCCCTCACAGACACACCTCCCTCGACCGTTGAACGAGTATCACTGTGATGAGCAAAGGGGTAGGGAGGACCCACTGAAAATTAAGGATCACAAAGAATCTAAAGTTAGCGTTGCACTGATTGTCTTTCTTtacttcgttttttttttttttttttttattaaaaaaatttttattctaGAAAATTGTATATCCCGCACCCAATCCACAACGTTTTGATTCCTTGTTGGATGGAGAATATTTCAATTATTggatatattaaattaattatttaggttagggatagattttttattttgttttttatagtTTATTATCTGGGTCGCTGGATGGTCTGAACAGGGTGATTAAGGAGGATCGAGACGTTCCGTTTTCGttggaaattaaaatttagGTGGGGTCACATGTTCTCTTGTAGGCCACGTGTAGTGGTtgcttagtttttatttttctaaaaaaataattgttttgcaCTTTCTCTTGGACAATGATTTTGCCTATGTAGTTGGATCCTTATGGTAGACACCTGTACAGCTGACCGCTGTATGCCATTGGGTAATctgttttcttatatttttatttttacaaggaaaaatgttaagggtatcaatttttttatctaGAGATAATTATCAAAATGGTGTAGAGTTTATTCATTAATATTcatagcatttttttaattaattattttatttatctcaaGTGAATAAGTTTTACATCACTTTAATTAGTACCATAACAATATCTATAGAGAGAGAAGGTATACCAAAAACAATAAAGTGAAATAAAGCTTACGAAGACTTTAGTACCATAACAATATCTATAGAGAGACAAGGTAACCAAAAACAATAAAGTGAAATAAAGCTTACAAAGTCGTTGGTCTGACTAGGATTGTCCATATGGGGATGTAAACAATATAAAGGCTGCTACATGATTGACATTATTTTGTAGATTATTATATACAgataatataattgaaatgacGTTTTAGCGAAAATTAGttattgaattcttttttttttttttttttttgggtaagtctTTATTGATTCAAAGGTTGATTGTCATTGCTATATCATTCTAATTGTGTgctactaaatatcattactcCAATTATAAACTGATGAGGTAATATATAATTAGTGTTTCTTATTTTGTGAGGAATGAAAatcttttttacaaaataattaattattattattttaaaaaaaatctgtgtCATCAAAATGGGTCTTTTTCCCATTATTATTCATGATCATAAAGTGTGAAAGTTTGTCAATCTGAGAGCATCCTACTAACATTGGTGGTTATTTCTAGGTGGCTAAATTTTGTGCAGAGCGAATGCATGAAGTGATAGCAGAAGAGTGGGATCGGGAAACAGTTGACGGCTATGAATGGCATAGGAGGTGGGAGTCAGCATTCTGCAGTGGTTTTGAGAGGGCCGACAATGAGAGCGTGACAGAGGCAGCTGCACCAGAAATGGTTGGATCAACTGCTGTTGTGGTTGTTCTATCTGGTTGTCAGATTATCACATCCAACTGTGGTGACTCGAGGGCAATCCTTTGTCGAGGGACTCAAACAATTCCCTTAACCGTCGATCAGAAGGTTAAGttcaaaactcttttttctttttgttcttcatagaATTGAAACAGAGTGccatttttatttcttgctCCTTGCAATTTGTTTGAAGTACCTTGTTTTAGAATAGCAATTTAGAGTtgtgctatttagtagactattatacGCTTGGCTGATTTTCATTGTTACATCATTAAGTTGTATGTCagttgtataacagtctactaaatatggttactcattaattaaatgaataaatttatcattttctattaacttaaacttttgaaataagtggcGATTTAATACCTTGATTAAAAGTTGTATTTGATTTCATGGGGTCAGCGCTACTCATCAAGTATTGGGTTTAAAATTACATTCATTATAAATTTGAAGTATAATAGTATAGATAAGGTCATAAGGTGACAAAGAGATCATATGGCCCTTtacaaacataataaaaaaaactttcctGGATATTGAGTTTGAACATGTCCATAAACTTTGGAGAGGGGTACAAAAATTGGAAAAACAAAAGCCAATTACCCAGAAATAggttatttttcttatattattaaggTCTTTTTATTAACAAGATTAAGGacatttgttgttgttgttgctgctttTACAGCCTGATAGAGAAGACGAACTCATGAGAATAGAAGAAGAGGGAGGGAAAGTCATAAACTGGAACGGTGCCAGGGTGTTTGGAGTCCTCGCCATGTCCAGAgctataggtttttttttttatctctatttCTCTTGTTCTTGAATCTCTTGTTCAGTAATAGTCAGATTTTGTCTTCAATTCGATCATTGGTCAAGGCATCTAACTATGTATGAAAAGTTTTGAGGATTGCGAGAAGCTTGTTCCTAGTTTTGCTCTATACTGGggcattataaaaaatatatgacatGAATTCAACATGCAGACCATAAAATGGACTTTCCTGACTATATAAATAATGTGTGTTCaaatttctgtttcttttttcttgctgAATCTGATGACATTATGAGGAACTCGATAATCTGCATGTTGGAAGTTCagaaattcaatcaattttttaataatgtagtCACTTTTCACTGTAGCATGTGATATGCATATTCTTTCTTGTAGTACTTATTGCTTGACGGGTATGTTTCAGGTGATCGATATTTGAGGCCATGGATAATTCCAGTGCCTGAGATTACTTTCATGACTAGGACAGATGAGGATGAGTGTTTGATTTTGGCAAGCGATGGGCTTTGGGATGTCATGACTAACGAAGAGGTTGGGGAGGCGGCTCGCCGCCTTCTAAGAAGGTGGCGTAGGTCGTTGATGACTGATGACATTTCTCCGGCACAAGCTGTTGCTGATAATCTCACTGAGATAGCATATGGAAGAAATAGTTCTGACAACATCTCCATCATTGTTGTTGACCTGAAATCAAAGAGAAGGCGCCAGCAAAGGCCATCAATAAGGGGAGTGGAGTAACTCTCTCCCTCCTTTCCCAGAAATCCAATTCACCCGCACCCTCTGAAGCTGTGTGATAAGAAAGGCAGGAGTGATGTAGTGGAATTGCACAGAGGCCCCCCACATGACACAATTGGTAGCCCCTGTACAGTGCTGACTTGCAAACACACTGCTGCTCTGAAACCACCAGAATTGGTTTGTTACGGCAAAACCTAGATCAATCCTCCATTTTAGTTGGCTTGGTCAAggaaaaactaagaaaaaacaaattgttcaatatttttcacatgaagatgaagaaaagaaaagaaagaaaagaatatggcatggtatatctttcttttttaagttatttgcTCTATTTCTGCTACACATTTACCATCCTATCTCCCTTCCTTCTACCCAGTGAGAGAAGTAAAAATGGTGAGAAAATTGGTTGATTCCCTAGCGTTTTAAAGCATGAAAACCGAAAAACTTTAATTGCCAAGGTACGTAATGCTAATTAACTATCCAAATTCTCTGAAAGATCATTTTTAGGTGGCGGTGCGGTGGCATCTAAAATTTGTGAAGTGTTTGTAACCTTATTTAatttgctttgttttatttatttttattagtagtgTCACAAATTGTTATATACTAAGATTTGtaatcttatttgtttttgaaaattttataatataaaggAAATGTAATGATTTGTGTGTAATTAGCCCACTGAGTGATAACTTTACTAAGGTGGTCACAATAGACTAATTTGGTTGTATGCTATCTTCTGTGTTTGTAATATTTGAATTTATCAGcttgttgttgatgatgatcagATGAGTTTGTTAGATGTGTTCCAATAAATCCTGATGTAGACTTTATTCTTTAATTATGTTGAATTGTGATCCCTAACATGCTAACATGAAATTAATGTTTAAGAAATCTAAAATCTCTAATTTTATTGATTATAGAAAATTTCACAATATAACTTGTAATATAATCAAGAAATATTTgacacacaaacacataataaataaataagaaaatatataatttatcttGGATCAAAATTTTCTAGATTTTATAAGATAATCTTGTgatgaaattcttaaaattataacaattatttttaattacatgATGTAGATTTTGCTACCTTatcatacattttattttactgACATATAATGAATGattaaatgttaaaaatcacatcTCCATCCACCATCCAACTCTTATTTTCTTTGGCTAACAGTGCCCAtaagtctttttatttatttatttttagcagGGACGGATGAGTACTACCACATCAGCTCAATTGCTGGGGTAGTATGACGATATAGTTTACCATTACTTTGAATGAATTaaagaagagtaatgctataaactagaccttttttttttatcctactTTTATCTCATTTTGCTAGTGTGGCAATGccaattaatcattaatttttttttttttaattttttaattttttgatttttaatttttatttttaaataggaGCTAATTTAAGGGTTGATTAGGAGATAAAAATGGTTGTTTTTAGCcttgaattttttgaataaatttgaataaaactATCTTGACTAATATAACAAAATTGTAACTTCCCAATCacatttaaaattcaaaaccaattcatttaacaaacaaaaatttcaaaaaccaatttttgtgctgatatatatatatattttctgttcGCCAGTCTGTTTAATTCCTTTTCGTCTAGCCGGCCACGAAGTATCTCAGAAATGGAGCTCAATTCCTTGCTGCAACAGATTGCGACTGTGAAGCAAACCCTCTTTGATGaggttttctttttggaaagaaATATTTGTTTCTAGTTTTCACTATTATTTTAAGTGTTACCGTTACGTTTTacacttttatttaaataaatatgatTGCTTCATCTGCCTATTTGAAGATCCTGTATATGGAAATCGTTACATCCAAACTCGTAAATGTGAATTGCACCtgctttttgttttgcatgAAAGCGTACAACTaaaatcttattattattattattattattattgcaggGAATTCTCAACAGCCAGTTCCTTGGATTGGAGCAGTTGGACGATAATGACAACCCCAGCTTTCTTGAGCAAGTTTTCACAGTGTATTTCAGTGAATCACCGAAAGTGATAGCTACCATAGAAGAAGCATTGTAAGCAGTATAATGTGTTGTTTaaacttcatattttttgagcaaatattgctatttttaatcacaacaacaacaatccCTTTGAATTCAATGTTCAAATTTGCAATTGGAAATGGTTTTAAGCACTATGATACCAACAAAAATGTTTATCTACTATGTAGGGAGGAACAAGTATGTGATTTTGCTACAGTGAACACGTTCCTTCATGGAGTCAAAGGCAGCACTCtcaggtgatttttttttttttttttagatttgacttaggtgctgtaaaagaaaaagaaatacataatAAATTTCCTGTAATTTTCTATAATTTCAATTAGACCCATCAGCTTTCAAGACAATAAACTATTGAATCACTTAGACCCatcagtttatatatatatttttaattcgatttcactaaaaataaaatgtgcaAGCATCGGTATAATAATAACGAAATGCATATCTTTTTCTCAAGTCAAAAGTGCTGGATCTTTTAACTTATTTTACTACTCTTTTAAGTAATTAACCAGTCAGAAAAGTGAACAATGGAgatttaagatatatatatatataggagataCATGGCATTACTCTTCCTTAATTTCTTGCAttttttgaagatcattaattaatattgttatttgCAGCATTGGGGCTACTAAGGCGACGATTCAAATCAATCAAGCAGTGGAATGCTTCTATAAAAGGGACATAGAAGGGTAATGTTTCTATTTCCCCTACTTTTATCAACTTCTCAGGATAAGTAATCATCTacttatctttctttttctcgtatttgatttttttttttttttttttttaatggagttTAAGCATTTATGCCCAACCTGACACTTAAGTCACACATTGTAGGAGTGAGGAATTCGGATCCTCTCCGGTTCAAATGAACCAAAGAGGAGCCAGTTCCTTATATTTGAGGGacaaatatgtaaaaaaaaaaagaagtgaaatgaCAAAATATGCCCCTCAAATGTAAGGAACCTTCTCCTCTCTCGTTCATTTGAATCAGAGAGAATTCGGTTCTACTAGTGAGATATAGTAATGACTCTATTAATTagtggttatttttttttttctttatgtaaaATATCTTAGAGAAAATGATGATTATGGAGATGCTACAGTAATTTCAAGCGGTTTATATGCTTTATGCTATATTAAAAGCATTGATTTTGAGGTTTAGTTGGGACTCATGCTAAAATATTATGTACAATTATTTATTGAGCCAGATGTAAGGCTGCAATCAGAAGAGTGAAGGAAGAGAATAACACTCTAACAAACAGGCTCCAAGTTTACTTGCAGGTGTGTTTCTCTTTTTATCTCTCTTATACAAATAAAGAAGAGTACTGCtacaattacaattattttatagtttttgaTATGTGTCAATATGTGATTAGAGCGATGtcggttattaaaaaaaatattttagatggCGGGTCAAGATCAGCTCATGAAAACCTTATATTATTTGAGAATGTTCTACCTTTGAATAGAACTTTAGCCTTCACGGATCATAACcaagaaatcttttttttttttttaaaaaaaagaatttcatttcttttcatttttaactCATTtatcacttatttatttatttttgctctgGCTCGGCTATCCCCCCTAGCCTAGCCTTGTCATTCCCTTCTATGACACTGAGccgaaccaaaaaaaaaaaaacctatttgcCAAGCATCCGTTAGATAGAAACAAATTTGATCAATACCGATAACTCTTTTAACACCCTCCAATCATGTGCCATCAAATTGTAAATCTAGGATTTTTTCAACAAAGAAACAATTAAATTCTTGGTCAAGCTGGTTTAATAAGTTGACATGTTAATTTgcgtgtttttgttttggttctGTAGCTGTTGAGATCTGCCAAAACTGCTAAACCCGGAAATTAATTAGCTTCTCAGGAGCAGTTTGCAATAATCTTGGTTCCCTCCATCTCCGGAAATTAATTAGCTTCTCTGGAGTAGTTTGCAATAATCTTGGTTCCCTCCATCTCTAGCATGTCTGTAATAAAGGTTTTTTAgctatttctttaaaaactcTCTTTTATGTGTGATCTGTTTGGAGTGCTTACAAGGTTTAATTTCCTTGTCGAACATTATTTTTAGCTTTTGGTATTTGGAAAATAATATCGTTCTCTATCTAATGTAGACCGCAACTGTTTTGTGTTGGTTTGTTCTTTTGTACCAAGAGGTCAGgccttcgaaaaaaaaaaaaacacttaaaagagAGAATAGACATGAAAAAACATGTCAGAATGGGAATCATAATTTACAAAGCAAGAAGATTGGCGGAAGCCAATTTTTGCTAATACATCAGAGTAATAGTTAGATTTTTGGTTGAAATGATGAAGCTTGTGGTGAGCGAATTGATCCATGAACAAACTCCGATCACCAaccagtaatttttttttttggcttgtatGATATAATTTCTGCATGACTAAGTTTTAAAGGAAATTAATATATGgtatacaaatataaaaatggATAATATTTAGCATTATGCCAAAGGGGCAATGCTGAGTGATTTCGAACTACTAATTCGTTCCGAATTGCAACCCGTGTCAAATAGGCCATAAAAGTTGGCTATTAtaggatgttagaatatatggaaaatatataatattttctgtatattccataattaagttgatatcaaatattctctatttatgagttgattgtaatcaaatattgggattgtaatcaaatcaaggggatttgattactatacttatatttagacattacccttttcgagtggtggacgtaggtgtttAACACCGAGTCACCCGTAAATTATTTGTGGTCATTCTCTCATGTGCTTCCGCTCAATATTctcacatcatcattatttcaacatggtatcagagccactttcttgtggccttcaacGTCCTTGACGTTTCATCACATTCCATTTGACGATCTTGGTGATCAAGTCCTCCTCCATGCTCCACCCAAGCTCTTTGCCCGCTCAGCCACGTGCCGCTAAAGTTTCCTGATCACGGAGGTAGACACACCATTTGATACATCGGCCATTGAACGTCTTAGATTTGCCCAAAACGCCCCAAGAAAATGGTTCACGCGCCTCCTGAAATTTCTGCCACAAACACCACGTGCTCCACGCGCCGTTGCCGGCATCCATGTGCCGCCGCCTTCTTCCGATCTGCTAGGTTACCAGACCATTCCATAGATTAGCTGCCGGTCATCCCATATTCGCCAAGAACGCTGCCATATCATCATTGACGTACCCCCACGCGCCGCCTAGACTTTTGGTTGTTCCGCCATTTCCACTCTGCCCTAGGCCGTCACGGTGGTCCGTTCACTTCGATCAGGCTGCTGTTTGACACATCTCCTTCCCACGACTCCAGAACTGGCAAGAAAGCCTCCATCTAGCGCTGCACGCGCTTCTCACAGATGTGCACGTCAGATTCACGCTCTCAGGTGCTGCCAGCCCTTTCGCAAGTGCACCACATGCGCCAGGGTCTTCAGactgccacgtcagccctaatgCCACATCATCATATCTACCATGTCAGCATATCTGCCATGTCAGCACCATTGCCATGTAGTCTTGTGTTGACTGTTGACTTCTGTCAGAGTTGACTGCTGACTTTTTTATTGACTTTCAGAGTTGACTACGTGTTTCCCACTCAATTTTTCGtcatgatttcaaatttgtggtctgtttttactttttgcatctctatatggcacaAAATGAGattctttacaaaaaaaaaaaggttcgaGTGACCACATCATGCACGCCATGTGCCGGTCAGATTCGGTGCGTCGATATGATAAGCGCCTAAGTgggttcatttttatttttggcccaagtcggcCCTGGCCCATTATCagccctttttatttatttatttttggctcattgacAGCCTTGGCTTGTTGTTGGCcctttttggattttggcccgtcgttggccttttttatttttggctcattgtcagccctgacTCGTTCTTAGccccttttggattttggcccaTCGTCGGCctcttttgaagtttggctcattgtcagctttggcccgttgtcggccccttttgaaaTTTGGCTCGTTGTTAGCCCTGGCCCGGTTTCGGCCCTTTTTTGGAATTTGGCTCATTGTTGGCCCTTTTTTGAATTTGCATTCACCAGCCACTTGCCGCCGTCGTTGGCCACCCGCCAGTCTCCATCATCTATGGCTCGTTCCTGGCCTCCGCCACTGCtgtcatcattgtttcggatttcaaactcaaggttccaaaatatttcacctt
Protein-coding sequences here:
- the LOC132166166 gene encoding probable protein phosphatase 2C 6 — encoded protein: MEASEDEQLERVDSLPEPDLASTSSGLSSILNTEDSRSTSSSGDISFTSSSSGDILAFLVPEAAAPMLMEPSPNGEDSKVMATARQKCVGRNNKGVSWGFTSVIGRRREMEDAVAVVPGFMSRTCHHVGGCTAPDSRTSSEISPVHFFGVFDGHGGSQVAKFCAERMHEVIAEEWDRETVDGYEWHRRWESAFCSGFERADNESVTEAAAPEMVGSTAVVVVLSGCQIITSNCGDSRAILCRGTQTIPLTVDQKPDREDELMRIEEEGGKVINWNGARVFGVLAMSRAIGDRYLRPWIIPVPEITFMTRTDEDECLILASDGLWDVMTNEEVGEAARRLLRRWRRSLMTDDISPAQAVADNLTEIAYGRNSSDNISIIVVDLKSKRRRQQRPSIRGVE